In Euwallacea fornicatus isolate EFF26 chromosome 2, ASM4011564v1, whole genome shotgun sequence, one genomic interval encodes:
- the LOC136349437 gene encoding zinc finger protein 569-like isoform X3 codes for MELSRFEHGFKPTQNHRICSNHFEKKWFYIPEGGCRRRLLHQAVPTILPTLSIEPLARKRKLPLDSYPDSLTNTNTGQYLDPPTVKKENVISISPSSMQPLPGAPEIIPLTDIGVCETTNILPLIPGSWSKNHDPNHSDAASPENSPVTETIKLIPQTVRIQIMLLQLKVECEKIPYLPTVAKNLLQLELPESYFNEVCRICLSPSKVLIPIHEIQFTHCLTPNQKVKNVSLIDVLHKFCQVQISTFDGKPQHICEFCTNMSSQAFNFFQLFLNSNNFLDSTYPHLKNSLPDKKIVTLPGIPEVEIKVEAGSSIEEEDLQSLSKTEEGVNVDALAGVTENAVEQGLIREDHNYCGSKKASTKSLFQFMCDLEVPLENLDAGKRYLRNLQQMRQDNDAFTCLHCDLKIQGLNALIEHGIKSHMRGGNRKRKWGNCVLCKKSIIGIRKYKYHIAIHSPDAFVCNHCEEYFETKDIYDNHNAEIDHVKGSCKICNKKIMPSKRSGIFKKMRYHLEVNHRASDARSCPLCGKIFKYITNLDRHIRSVHEKQKFMCQYCDKPLQRKYDLRIHIERNHPEKVGTDLISKFPDRYIKDTNDAISAQCQLCDRRFANTHSFYVHTDREHDDFREYACQICPEEFPTFKDLRKHQFVHPQYQCKKCSFSFVLVSDLRRHRLRTTCGASSGLPTLSAQPRDYLTVRRMLAGKVKRGPRSFRCKYCLIMVRSWYQLYKHSANHPEFKEYACEVCEEVHKSMMDLKTHYRASHANLCCPQCDMFFGMMEGLRNHIQAKHRMKSLSSKSQCTTCGVILLGGKQALADHMNIHTGQKPFVCEMCGNRFRQDAHLRLHMYQHDPNRGKPYKCKICSKRFNFPSTLKTHIRTHTGEKPYVCLYCTKTFKDNVTRHRHIKKSHLDKDYEYQLYRSHHLHDEIKKIEGASETWTHINDNSGAATDPFQEVDAGNKKSRENIGDWGVSGGNEVDSRGEDGSEVVNCYETEEH; via the exons ATGGAACTTTCAAGGTTTGAGCATGGCTTCAAACCCACCCAGAACCACCGCATATGCAGCaaccattttgaaaagaaGTGGTTTTACATTCCTGAGGGTGGCTGTAGAAGACGGCTTCTTCATCAAGCTGTCCCAACAATTTTACCAACACTGTCCATAGAGCCACTA gCAAGAAAACGAAAGCTACCACTTGATAGTTATCCTGACAGTTTGACAAATACTAATACAGGACAGTACTTAGATCCACCTACagtgaaaaaagaaaatgttatcTCTATTTCACCTTCATCAATGCAACCTCTGCCAGGAGCACCTGAAATTATTCCTCTCACAGACATTGGTGTGTGTGAAACTACTAATATACTGCCGCTTATCCCCGGTTCATGGTCAAAAAACCATGATCCCAACCATTCTGATGCAGCCTCACCTGAAAATTCACCTGTGACAGAAACTATTAAACTAATACCCCAGACAGTAAGAATACAAATAATGTTGTTACAATTAAAAGTG GAATGTGAGAAAATTCCTTATTTGCCCACAGTAGCCAAAAACTTGCTTCAATTAGAACTCCCTGAGTCCTATTTCAATGAAGTGTGCCGCATTTGCCTGTCACCTTCCAAAGTTTTAATCCCAATACATGAAATTCAGTTCACTCATTGCCTTACTCCAAATCAGAAGGTGAAAAATGTGAGCTTGATAGACGTGCTCCACAAGTTTTGCCAAGTTCAA ATATCTACATTTGACGGCAAACCTCAACACATTTGcgaattttgtacaaatatgAGCTCACAagcattcaattttttccaattatttctCAACTCAAACAATTTTCTTGACTCTACTTATCCCCACCTTAAAAACTCCCTTCCTGATAAGAAAATTGTAACTCTTCCGGGAATACCTGAAGTAGAAATAAAAGTTGAAGCAGGAAGCTCTATTGAAGAGGAAGATTTACAATCTTTGAGTAAGACTGAAGAGGGTGTGAACGTTGATGCTCTTGCTGGCGTGACTGAAAACGCCGTTGAACAAGGATTAATACGGGAGGATCATAACTATTGTGGAAGTAAAAAGGCTTCGACCAAAAGCTTGTTTCAATTTATGTGCGATCTTGAGGTACCACTTGAGAATTTGGATGCAGGAA AAAGGTACTTACGGAATTTACAACAAATGAGGCAAGATAATGATGCTTTTACTTGTCTGCATTGTGATTTGAAAATCCAAGGCCTTAATGCCCTTATCGAACATGGGATTAAAAGTCATATGAGAGGGGGAAATAGGAAAAGAAAATGGGGCAATTGcgttttatgtaaaaagtCTATAATTGGGATTCGAAAGTATAAGTACCATATTGCCATACATTCACCAGACGCTTTCGTTTGTAATCATTGTGAGGAATACTTTGAG ACTAAAGATATATACGACAACCACAACGCAGAAATCGACCATGTAAAAGGTTCTTgcaaaatttgtaataaaaaaatcatgccaTCAAAAAGAAgcggaatatttaaaaaaatgcgttaTCACCTGGAAGTGAATCATCGCGCCAGCGATGCTCGAAGTTGTCCCTTGTGcggcaaaattttcaaatacattACTAACCTTGACAGGCATATTCGATCCGTGCACGAGAAGCAGAAGTTTATGTGCCAATATTGTGACAAAC CTTTGCAAAGGAAGTACGATTTAAGGATACACATTGAGAGGAACCATCCTGAGAAAGTTGGTACCGAtttgatttccaaatttccagATAGATACATAAAG GATACGAATGATGCTATATCAGCGCAATGCCAGCTCTGCGATCGTCGATTCGCGAACACTCACTCCTTCTATGTCCATACAGATCGTGAGCACGACGACTTCCGTGAATACGCCTGTCAAATATGCCCCGAAGAGTTCCCGACGTTTAAAGATCTAAGAAAGCACCAATTCGTGCACCCGCAGTACCAGTGCAAAAAATGTTCGTTTTCATTCGTTTTGGTATCAGATTTGCGACGACATAGATTGCGGACAACGTGCGGCGCCTCAAGTGGACTACCCACATTATCTGCACAACCGCGAGATTACCTTACCGTCAGACGCATGCTTGCCGGGAAGGTAAAGCGAGGTCCCCGATCGTTCAGGTGCAAGTATTGTCTCATTATGGTTCGATCATGGTATCAGCTGTACAAGCACTCGGCGAATCATCCAGAGTTCAAGGAATATGCCTGCGAAGTCTGCGAGGAAGTGCATAAGAGTATGATGGACTTGAAAACGCATTATAGAGCGTCGCATGCAAATCTTTGCTGTCCCCAATGTGATATGTTTTTCGGGATGATGGAAGGCTTGCGTAATCATATTCAAGCCAAGCATCGCATGAAGAGTTTGTCCAGTAAAAG TCAGTGCACAACTTGCGGTGTAATCCTGCTGGGTGGTAAACAAGCGTTAGCAGATCACATGAATATTCACACCGGACAGAAACCATTCGTGTGCGAAATGTGCGGAAATCGCTTCAGACAAGATGCGCACTTAAGGCTCCACATGTACCAACATGATCCGAATCGGGGAAAACCgtataaatgcaaaatttgctCCAAGCGCTTTAATTTTCCTTCAACTTTGAAAACCCATATACGAACCCATACTG GTGAGAAACCGTACGTTTGCCTTTACTGCACTAAAACCTTCAAAGACAATGTTACGAGGCACAGACACATCAAGAAATCTCATTTAGACAAGGACTACGAGTATCAATTGTATAGATCCCACCACTTGCACGACGAGATAAAAAAGATTGAGGGGGCCTCTGAAACTTGGACGCACATCAATGACAATTCGGGTGCAGCAACCGACCCTTTCCAGGAAGTAGATGCCGGCAATAAAAAGAGCAGGGAAAATATTGGAGACTGGGGTGTGAGTGGTGGGAATGAGGTGGATAGTAGAGGGGAAGACGGTAGTGAAGTGGTTAATTGCTATGAGACAGAAGAGCATTGA
- the LOC136349437 gene encoding zinc finger protein 569-like isoform X4, which yields MVRCIVFGCNNSLKKERTLHRFPVDPVKQKQWVENMELSRFEHGFKPTQNHRICSNHFEKKWFYIPEGGCRRRLLHQAVPTILPTLSIEPLARKRKLPLDSYPDSLTNTNTGQYLDPPTVKKENVISISPSSMQPLPGAPEIIPLTDIGVCETTNILPLIPGSWSKNHDPNHSDAASPENSPVTETIKLIPQTISTFDGKPQHICEFCTNMSSQAFNFFQLFLNSNNFLDSTYPHLKNSLPDKKIVTLPGIPEVEIKVEAGSSIEEEDLQSLSKTEEGVNVDALAGVTENAVEQGLIREDHNYCGSKKASTKSLFQFMCDLEVPLENLDAGKRYLRNLQQMRQDNDAFTCLHCDLKIQGLNALIEHGIKSHMRGGNRKRKWGNCVLCKKSIIGIRKYKYHIAIHSPDAFVCNHCEEYFETKDIYDNHNAEIDHVKGSCKICNKKIMPSKRSGIFKKMRYHLEVNHRASDARSCPLCGKIFKYITNLDRHIRSVHEKQKFMCQYCDKPLQRKYDLRIHIERNHPEKVGTDLISKFPDRYIKDTNDAISAQCQLCDRRFANTHSFYVHTDREHDDFREYACQICPEEFPTFKDLRKHQFVHPQYQCKKCSFSFVLVSDLRRHRLRTTCGASSGLPTLSAQPRDYLTVRRMLAGKVKRGPRSFRCKYCLIMVRSWYQLYKHSANHPEFKEYACEVCEEVHKSMMDLKTHYRASHANLCCPQCDMFFGMMEGLRNHIQAKHRMKSLSSKSQCTTCGVILLGGKQALADHMNIHTGQKPFVCEMCGNRFRQDAHLRLHMYQHDPNRGKPYKCKICSKRFNFPSTLKTHIRTHTGEKPYVCLYCTKTFKDNVTRHRHIKKSHLDKDYEYQLYRSHHLHDEIKKIEGASETWTHINDNSGAATDPFQEVDAGNKKSRENIGDWGVSGGNEVDSRGEDGSEVVNCYETEEH from the exons ATGGTCCGATGTATAGTGTTTGGTTGTAATAACTCCCTCAAAAAGGAAAGAACTTTACATAG atttccTGTGGATCCTGTTAAACAAAAGCAATGGGTAGAAAATATGGAACTTTCAAGGTTTGAGCATGGCTTCAAACCCACCCAGAACCACCGCATATGCAGCaaccattttgaaaagaaGTGGTTTTACATTCCTGAGGGTGGCTGTAGAAGACGGCTTCTTCATCAAGCTGTCCCAACAATTTTACCAACACTGTCCATAGAGCCACTA gCAAGAAAACGAAAGCTACCACTTGATAGTTATCCTGACAGTTTGACAAATACTAATACAGGACAGTACTTAGATCCACCTACagtgaaaaaagaaaatgttatcTCTATTTCACCTTCATCAATGCAACCTCTGCCAGGAGCACCTGAAATTATTCCTCTCACAGACATTGGTGTGTGTGAAACTACTAATATACTGCCGCTTATCCCCGGTTCATGGTCAAAAAACCATGATCCCAACCATTCTGATGCAGCCTCACCTGAAAATTCACCTGTGACAGAAACTATTAAACTAATACCCCAGACA ATATCTACATTTGACGGCAAACCTCAACACATTTGcgaattttgtacaaatatgAGCTCACAagcattcaattttttccaattatttctCAACTCAAACAATTTTCTTGACTCTACTTATCCCCACCTTAAAAACTCCCTTCCTGATAAGAAAATTGTAACTCTTCCGGGAATACCTGAAGTAGAAATAAAAGTTGAAGCAGGAAGCTCTATTGAAGAGGAAGATTTACAATCTTTGAGTAAGACTGAAGAGGGTGTGAACGTTGATGCTCTTGCTGGCGTGACTGAAAACGCCGTTGAACAAGGATTAATACGGGAGGATCATAACTATTGTGGAAGTAAAAAGGCTTCGACCAAAAGCTTGTTTCAATTTATGTGCGATCTTGAGGTACCACTTGAGAATTTGGATGCAGGAA AAAGGTACTTACGGAATTTACAACAAATGAGGCAAGATAATGATGCTTTTACTTGTCTGCATTGTGATTTGAAAATCCAAGGCCTTAATGCCCTTATCGAACATGGGATTAAAAGTCATATGAGAGGGGGAAATAGGAAAAGAAAATGGGGCAATTGcgttttatgtaaaaagtCTATAATTGGGATTCGAAAGTATAAGTACCATATTGCCATACATTCACCAGACGCTTTCGTTTGTAATCATTGTGAGGAATACTTTGAG ACTAAAGATATATACGACAACCACAACGCAGAAATCGACCATGTAAAAGGTTCTTgcaaaatttgtaataaaaaaatcatgccaTCAAAAAGAAgcggaatatttaaaaaaatgcgttaTCACCTGGAAGTGAATCATCGCGCCAGCGATGCTCGAAGTTGTCCCTTGTGcggcaaaattttcaaatacattACTAACCTTGACAGGCATATTCGATCCGTGCACGAGAAGCAGAAGTTTATGTGCCAATATTGTGACAAAC CTTTGCAAAGGAAGTACGATTTAAGGATACACATTGAGAGGAACCATCCTGAGAAAGTTGGTACCGAtttgatttccaaatttccagATAGATACATAAAG GATACGAATGATGCTATATCAGCGCAATGCCAGCTCTGCGATCGTCGATTCGCGAACACTCACTCCTTCTATGTCCATACAGATCGTGAGCACGACGACTTCCGTGAATACGCCTGTCAAATATGCCCCGAAGAGTTCCCGACGTTTAAAGATCTAAGAAAGCACCAATTCGTGCACCCGCAGTACCAGTGCAAAAAATGTTCGTTTTCATTCGTTTTGGTATCAGATTTGCGACGACATAGATTGCGGACAACGTGCGGCGCCTCAAGTGGACTACCCACATTATCTGCACAACCGCGAGATTACCTTACCGTCAGACGCATGCTTGCCGGGAAGGTAAAGCGAGGTCCCCGATCGTTCAGGTGCAAGTATTGTCTCATTATGGTTCGATCATGGTATCAGCTGTACAAGCACTCGGCGAATCATCCAGAGTTCAAGGAATATGCCTGCGAAGTCTGCGAGGAAGTGCATAAGAGTATGATGGACTTGAAAACGCATTATAGAGCGTCGCATGCAAATCTTTGCTGTCCCCAATGTGATATGTTTTTCGGGATGATGGAAGGCTTGCGTAATCATATTCAAGCCAAGCATCGCATGAAGAGTTTGTCCAGTAAAAG TCAGTGCACAACTTGCGGTGTAATCCTGCTGGGTGGTAAACAAGCGTTAGCAGATCACATGAATATTCACACCGGACAGAAACCATTCGTGTGCGAAATGTGCGGAAATCGCTTCAGACAAGATGCGCACTTAAGGCTCCACATGTACCAACATGATCCGAATCGGGGAAAACCgtataaatgcaaaatttgctCCAAGCGCTTTAATTTTCCTTCAACTTTGAAAACCCATATACGAACCCATACTG GTGAGAAACCGTACGTTTGCCTTTACTGCACTAAAACCTTCAAAGACAATGTTACGAGGCACAGACACATCAAGAAATCTCATTTAGACAAGGACTACGAGTATCAATTGTATAGATCCCACCACTTGCACGACGAGATAAAAAAGATTGAGGGGGCCTCTGAAACTTGGACGCACATCAATGACAATTCGGGTGCAGCAACCGACCCTTTCCAGGAAGTAGATGCCGGCAATAAAAAGAGCAGGGAAAATATTGGAGACTGGGGTGTGAGTGGTGGGAATGAGGTGGATAGTAGAGGGGAAGACGGTAGTGAAGTGGTTAATTGCTATGAGACAGAAGAGCATTGA
- the LOC136349437 gene encoding zinc finger protein 709-like isoform X2 — translation MVRCIVFGCNNSLKKERTLHRFPVDPVKQKQWVENMELSRFEHGFKPTQNHRICSNHFEKKWFYIPEGGCRRRLLHQAVPTILPTLSIEPLARKRKLPLDSYPDSLTNTNTGQYLDPPTVKKENVISISPSSMQPLPGAPEIIPLTDIGVCETTNILPLIPGSWSKNHDPNHSDAASPENSPVTETIKLIPQTECEKIPYLPTVAKNLLQLELPESYFNEVCRICLSPSKVLIPIHEIQFTHCLTPNQKVKNVSLIDVLHKFCQVQISTFDGKPQHICEFCTNMSSQAFNFFQLFLNSNNFLDSTYPHLKNSLPDKKIVTLPGIPEVEIKVEAGSSIEEEDLQSLSKTEEGVNVDALAGVTENAVEQGLIREDHNYCGSKKASTKSLFQFMCDLEVPLENLDAGKRYLRNLQQMRQDNDAFTCLHCDLKIQGLNALIEHGIKSHMRGGNRKRKWGNCVLCKKSIIGIRKYKYHIAIHSPDAFVCNHCEEYFETKDIYDNHNAEIDHVKGSCKICNKKIMPSKRSGIFKKMRYHLEVNHRASDARSCPLCGKIFKYITNLDRHIRSVHEKQKFMCQYCDKPLQRKYDLRIHIERNHPEKVGTDLISKFPDRYIKDTNDAISAQCQLCDRRFANTHSFYVHTDREHDDFREYACQICPEEFPTFKDLRKHQFVHPQYQCKKCSFSFVLVSDLRRHRLRTTCGASSGLPTLSAQPRDYLTVRRMLAGKVKRGPRSFRCKYCLIMVRSWYQLYKHSANHPEFKEYACEVCEEVHKSMMDLKTHYRASHANLCCPQCDMFFGMMEGLRNHIQAKHRMKSLSSKSQCTTCGVILLGGKQALADHMNIHTGQKPFVCEMCGNRFRQDAHLRLHMYQHDPNRGKPYKCKICSKRFNFPSTLKTHIRTHTGEKPYVCLYCTKTFKDNVTRHRHIKKSHLDKDYEYQLYRSHHLHDEIKKIEGASETWTHINDNSGAATDPFQEVDAGNKKSRENIGDWGVSGGNEVDSRGEDGSEVVNCYETEEH, via the exons ATGGTCCGATGTATAGTGTTTGGTTGTAATAACTCCCTCAAAAAGGAAAGAACTTTACATAG atttccTGTGGATCCTGTTAAACAAAAGCAATGGGTAGAAAATATGGAACTTTCAAGGTTTGAGCATGGCTTCAAACCCACCCAGAACCACCGCATATGCAGCaaccattttgaaaagaaGTGGTTTTACATTCCTGAGGGTGGCTGTAGAAGACGGCTTCTTCATCAAGCTGTCCCAACAATTTTACCAACACTGTCCATAGAGCCACTA gCAAGAAAACGAAAGCTACCACTTGATAGTTATCCTGACAGTTTGACAAATACTAATACAGGACAGTACTTAGATCCACCTACagtgaaaaaagaaaatgttatcTCTATTTCACCTTCATCAATGCAACCTCTGCCAGGAGCACCTGAAATTATTCCTCTCACAGACATTGGTGTGTGTGAAACTACTAATATACTGCCGCTTATCCCCGGTTCATGGTCAAAAAACCATGATCCCAACCATTCTGATGCAGCCTCACCTGAAAATTCACCTGTGACAGAAACTATTAAACTAATACCCCAGACA GAATGTGAGAAAATTCCTTATTTGCCCACAGTAGCCAAAAACTTGCTTCAATTAGAACTCCCTGAGTCCTATTTCAATGAAGTGTGCCGCATTTGCCTGTCACCTTCCAAAGTTTTAATCCCAATACATGAAATTCAGTTCACTCATTGCCTTACTCCAAATCAGAAGGTGAAAAATGTGAGCTTGATAGACGTGCTCCACAAGTTTTGCCAAGTTCAA ATATCTACATTTGACGGCAAACCTCAACACATTTGcgaattttgtacaaatatgAGCTCACAagcattcaattttttccaattatttctCAACTCAAACAATTTTCTTGACTCTACTTATCCCCACCTTAAAAACTCCCTTCCTGATAAGAAAATTGTAACTCTTCCGGGAATACCTGAAGTAGAAATAAAAGTTGAAGCAGGAAGCTCTATTGAAGAGGAAGATTTACAATCTTTGAGTAAGACTGAAGAGGGTGTGAACGTTGATGCTCTTGCTGGCGTGACTGAAAACGCCGTTGAACAAGGATTAATACGGGAGGATCATAACTATTGTGGAAGTAAAAAGGCTTCGACCAAAAGCTTGTTTCAATTTATGTGCGATCTTGAGGTACCACTTGAGAATTTGGATGCAGGAA AAAGGTACTTACGGAATTTACAACAAATGAGGCAAGATAATGATGCTTTTACTTGTCTGCATTGTGATTTGAAAATCCAAGGCCTTAATGCCCTTATCGAACATGGGATTAAAAGTCATATGAGAGGGGGAAATAGGAAAAGAAAATGGGGCAATTGcgttttatgtaaaaagtCTATAATTGGGATTCGAAAGTATAAGTACCATATTGCCATACATTCACCAGACGCTTTCGTTTGTAATCATTGTGAGGAATACTTTGAG ACTAAAGATATATACGACAACCACAACGCAGAAATCGACCATGTAAAAGGTTCTTgcaaaatttgtaataaaaaaatcatgccaTCAAAAAGAAgcggaatatttaaaaaaatgcgttaTCACCTGGAAGTGAATCATCGCGCCAGCGATGCTCGAAGTTGTCCCTTGTGcggcaaaattttcaaatacattACTAACCTTGACAGGCATATTCGATCCGTGCACGAGAAGCAGAAGTTTATGTGCCAATATTGTGACAAAC CTTTGCAAAGGAAGTACGATTTAAGGATACACATTGAGAGGAACCATCCTGAGAAAGTTGGTACCGAtttgatttccaaatttccagATAGATACATAAAG GATACGAATGATGCTATATCAGCGCAATGCCAGCTCTGCGATCGTCGATTCGCGAACACTCACTCCTTCTATGTCCATACAGATCGTGAGCACGACGACTTCCGTGAATACGCCTGTCAAATATGCCCCGAAGAGTTCCCGACGTTTAAAGATCTAAGAAAGCACCAATTCGTGCACCCGCAGTACCAGTGCAAAAAATGTTCGTTTTCATTCGTTTTGGTATCAGATTTGCGACGACATAGATTGCGGACAACGTGCGGCGCCTCAAGTGGACTACCCACATTATCTGCACAACCGCGAGATTACCTTACCGTCAGACGCATGCTTGCCGGGAAGGTAAAGCGAGGTCCCCGATCGTTCAGGTGCAAGTATTGTCTCATTATGGTTCGATCATGGTATCAGCTGTACAAGCACTCGGCGAATCATCCAGAGTTCAAGGAATATGCCTGCGAAGTCTGCGAGGAAGTGCATAAGAGTATGATGGACTTGAAAACGCATTATAGAGCGTCGCATGCAAATCTTTGCTGTCCCCAATGTGATATGTTTTTCGGGATGATGGAAGGCTTGCGTAATCATATTCAAGCCAAGCATCGCATGAAGAGTTTGTCCAGTAAAAG TCAGTGCACAACTTGCGGTGTAATCCTGCTGGGTGGTAAACAAGCGTTAGCAGATCACATGAATATTCACACCGGACAGAAACCATTCGTGTGCGAAATGTGCGGAAATCGCTTCAGACAAGATGCGCACTTAAGGCTCCACATGTACCAACATGATCCGAATCGGGGAAAACCgtataaatgcaaaatttgctCCAAGCGCTTTAATTTTCCTTCAACTTTGAAAACCCATATACGAACCCATACTG GTGAGAAACCGTACGTTTGCCTTTACTGCACTAAAACCTTCAAAGACAATGTTACGAGGCACAGACACATCAAGAAATCTCATTTAGACAAGGACTACGAGTATCAATTGTATAGATCCCACCACTTGCACGACGAGATAAAAAAGATTGAGGGGGCCTCTGAAACTTGGACGCACATCAATGACAATTCGGGTGCAGCAACCGACCCTTTCCAGGAAGTAGATGCCGGCAATAAAAAGAGCAGGGAAAATATTGGAGACTGGGGTGTGAGTGGTGGGAATGAGGTGGATAGTAGAGGGGAAGACGGTAGTGAAGTGGTTAATTGCTATGAGACAGAAGAGCATTGA